From Enterococcus wangshanyuanii, the proteins below share one genomic window:
- a CDS encoding MurR/RpiR family transcriptional regulator translates to MDPIRSIRQKYKDFSKVNKRIADYILKDPTRLLSLTANEIAGNSETSPASVTRFSKQLGFDSWEELKLSIAAKQATGNGKKDIDPIIAADDSVDTICMKVESLLNATIEDLFYTVDKQALQRAITHVKKAEKIHLVGIGASSLTTYNLYHKFNRAGRQAIFNYDSHMMLEFLNYATDRDILIAVSYSGLTKEALIASEIAKKKGATVIFITSNDGETVRSLSDEVLLVPNNEHLIRVGAISSIASSMAVGDVLYLGSIQDDLDTDIERNMIETSDLVSRLKEK, encoded by the coding sequence ATGGATCCGATCCGTTCAATCAGACAAAAATATAAGGATTTTTCTAAAGTAAATAAAAGAATAGCAGATTATATATTGAAGGATCCGACCCGTCTTCTCTCATTGACGGCCAATGAAATTGCCGGTAATAGTGAAACATCGCCAGCTTCTGTGACACGTTTTTCGAAACAGCTAGGTTTTGACAGCTGGGAAGAGCTGAAGCTATCGATTGCAGCGAAACAGGCAACAGGGAATGGCAAAAAAGATATTGATCCAATCATAGCAGCAGATGATTCGGTAGATACGATTTGTATGAAGGTAGAGTCGTTATTAAATGCAACGATCGAAGACTTATTTTATACCGTAGATAAACAAGCTTTGCAACGAGCTATTACTCATGTAAAAAAAGCGGAGAAAATCCATTTAGTAGGCATTGGTGCGTCATCGCTTACGACATACAATCTGTATCACAAGTTTAATCGAGCAGGCCGTCAAGCAATTTTTAATTATGATAGTCATATGATGTTAGAGTTTTTAAACTATGCGACTGACCGAGATATTTTGATTGCTGTATCCTATAGTGGATTAACGAAAGAAGCATTGATTGCCAGTGAAATTGCGAAGAAAAAAGGCGCAACAGTCATTTTCATTACCAGTAATGATGGAGAAACAGTCCGCTCATTAAGTGATGAAGTATTGCTTGTTCCTAATAACGAACATCTGATTCGCGTGGGGGCAATCTCTTCGATCGCTTCTTCTATGGCAGTGGGAGATGTCTTGTATCTAGGATCGATCCAAGATGATCTAGACACAGATATTGAGCGAAATATGATCGAGACCAGTGATCTTGTCAGCCGTCTAAAAGAGAAGTAG
- a CDS encoding DUF916 and DUF3324 domain-containing protein — protein MLKKVLSILMMVMGFICISIIGTMSGWAQEAEYEVKAVPSSAQVDTTKTYFDLRLKPEEQHTVTVAITNRSDRALTIDTAVKTATTNTNGVVEYINSDENKSVKLSYDLSQLVQTATKKVPLAPHETKNVDYTITMPKQAFSGLLSGGIIFTSEENAHPKDSKADVTINNQFGYVIALVLHGEKEVSSDLQLAGIHLGQVNNRNVVFAQLENPEAAYLNRLNLSAKIKKKNTNTVLYEASQHDLQMAPNSQFNYPINLEETAFKAGKYSLTIHAESKGRTWDFEEDFEIKAKEAKQLNNQAYIHENTVNYWWYILLVLVLLLVTFIIYSYRKRQKKIKALENQVEELKRK, from the coding sequence ATGTTGAAAAAAGTACTTAGTATTTTGATGATGGTAATGGGATTTATCTGCATCAGCATTATAGGAACCATGTCGGGATGGGCGCAAGAAGCAGAATATGAAGTAAAGGCTGTACCTTCTTCTGCACAAGTAGATACAACGAAAACATACTTTGACTTACGTTTGAAACCAGAGGAGCAGCATACAGTCACGGTTGCAATAACCAATCGATCTGACAGAGCATTGACGATCGATACAGCAGTCAAAACAGCAACAACGAATACAAATGGTGTCGTAGAATATATCAATAGTGATGAAAATAAGTCTGTAAAGCTGTCATATGATCTAAGTCAGCTTGTTCAGACAGCAACTAAAAAAGTCCCATTAGCTCCACATGAGACAAAAAATGTAGACTATACGATCACGATGCCAAAACAAGCGTTTTCTGGTCTATTATCTGGCGGCATAATCTTTACAAGTGAAGAAAATGCTCATCCGAAAGACTCGAAAGCTGATGTTACGATCAACAATCAATTTGGTTATGTCATTGCATTGGTTTTACATGGGGAAAAGGAAGTTTCTTCTGATTTGCAATTAGCAGGTATTCATTTAGGACAGGTCAATAATCGCAATGTTGTATTTGCTCAATTAGAAAATCCTGAGGCTGCTTATTTGAATCGCTTGAACCTCAGCGCAAAAATCAAAAAGAAAAATACGAATACGGTGCTTTATGAAGCAAGTCAACATGATTTACAGATGGCACCAAATTCACAGTTCAATTATCCGATAAATTTAGAAGAAACAGCGTTTAAAGCTGGCAAATATAGTTTAACGATCCATGCAGAATCTAAAGGCAGAACCTGGGATTTCGAGGAAGACTTTGAAATCAAGGCTAAAGAAGCAAAACAATTGAATAACCAAGCATATATTCATGAAAATACAGTAAATTATTGGTGGTACATTCTTTTAGTGCTCGTGTTACTGCTAGTTACTTTCATTATTTATAGCTATAGAAAAAGACAGAAAAAAATCAAAGCGTTGGAAAATCAGGTAGAAGAATTGAAGAGAAAATAG
- a CDS encoding PTS system mannose/fructose/N-acetylgalactosamine-transporter subunit IIB: protein MTIVHARVDERLIHGQVATVWTNTVGAQRIMVVNDLAVKDQLQIGALKMAKPAGVKLSILSKRKAIEKILAGNYEDEKVFLITKDIADMAALIDGGIPLKTFNIGNISQKEGSKAIKKSVALTEEDIQTIHRLISQGVTITAQMIPSEPDESILTFIK, encoded by the coding sequence ATGACAATTGTACATGCACGAGTAGATGAGCGTTTAATTCACGGACAAGTAGCTACTGTTTGGACCAATACTGTGGGTGCTCAAAGAATCATGGTGGTAAATGACTTAGCGGTCAAAGATCAGCTACAAATCGGTGCTCTAAAAATGGCCAAACCAGCGGGTGTCAAATTATCTATTTTATCTAAACGAAAAGCCATTGAAAAAATTTTAGCAGGAAATTATGAAGATGAGAAAGTATTCTTGATCACCAAAGATATTGCTGATATGGCTGCTTTGATCGACGGTGGCATACCATTGAAAACCTTTAATATCGGCAATATATCACAAAAAGAGGGTAGTAAAGCCATTAAAAAATCTGTTGCATTGACAGAGGAAGATATACAAACGATTCATCGATTAATCAGCCAAGGTGTAACGATCACAGCGCAAATGATTCCATCAGAGCCGGATGAATCAATTTTAACTTTCATAAAATAG
- a CDS encoding PTS system mannose/fructose/sorbose family transporter subunit IID, translating to MTNKLTKNDINKVYVRNLFGYQWGWNYEKMQGLGYSWVMMPALKRLYSDDPEAMKKALKTHLGFMNTTPAMSHLIVGADMALEEEVGMKDETAITGLKTGLMGPFAGVGDTIFIAIYRAIVFSIAAYMAQGGQIVGLLIPLIAGAVVLWVRYKFTWIGYHQGKKIATEFADKMKLFTQGAAILGLTVVGGLIPSVITYQLDLTYKMGDVTLSVQEMLDKVLPALIPLGIVLLSYWLLGKKKMNSTRLIFVLIFIGMILGNLQPMLAWVGSLF from the coding sequence ATGACTAACAAATTAACAAAAAATGATATCAACAAAGTATATGTCCGCAACCTTTTTGGCTATCAGTGGGGCTGGAACTACGAAAAAATGCAAGGATTAGGTTATTCATGGGTGATGATGCCCGCATTGAAGCGCTTGTACAGTGATGATCCAGAAGCCATGAAAAAAGCCTTGAAAACCCATCTAGGCTTTATGAATACGACACCTGCGATGTCTCATTTGATCGTGGGGGCAGATATGGCTTTAGAAGAAGAAGTCGGAATGAAAGATGAAACAGCGATCACCGGACTGAAAACAGGTCTGATGGGGCCTTTTGCGGGTGTGGGCGATACTATTTTTATCGCTATTTACCGAGCAATCGTTTTTTCAATTGCGGCTTATATGGCGCAAGGCGGTCAAATTGTTGGCTTACTCATCCCGCTGATCGCAGGTGCTGTAGTGTTGTGGGTTCGCTATAAGTTTACTTGGATCGGTTATCATCAAGGAAAGAAAATAGCGACAGAATTCGCTGATAAAATGAAATTATTTACACAAGGCGCTGCTATTTTAGGGTTAACGGTTGTCGGCGGCTTAATTCCGTCCGTTATTACGTATCAGCTGGATTTGACGTATAAAATGGGCGATGTGACATTGTCGGTTCAAGAAATGTTGGATAAAGTTTTACCAGCCTTGATTCCATTAGGGATCGTTCTTTTATCCTATTGGTTATTAGGAAAAAAGAAAATGAATTCCACCCGTTTGATTTTCGTGTTGATTTTTATTGGGATGATTTTAGGCAATTTACAGCCAATGTTGGCTTGGGTTGGCAGTTTATTTTAA
- a CDS encoding sulfite exporter TauE/SafE family protein, which translates to MGGGVIIKPALDFLGYHSLNTIAFYSSVAVFTMAISSTYKQYQNGLQIQWKKAAGISAGSLIGGMIGDLLLNQALAAASDQSQVQVMQYSIMLVTLVLVLIYNRFSHWQFHFRRMFVFVSVGLFLGILSTFLGIGGGPINVACLIFFFGMNIKSATVYSIITIFFSQLAKLGTIGFSTGFDSFDLTMLWAIIPAALLGGYVGGLLSKKISEQHVAQIYSLVVFFVIVLNAYNLWMIVHASF; encoded by the coding sequence ATGGGCGGTGGCGTGATTATCAAGCCTGCTTTGGACTTTCTCGGATACCATTCATTAAATACCATTGCCTTTTATTCAAGTGTCGCTGTTTTTACGATGGCTATTTCCTCTACTTACAAGCAGTACCAAAATGGCCTTCAAATTCAATGGAAAAAGGCGGCAGGAATTTCAGCAGGATCATTGATTGGCGGAATGATTGGAGATTTGCTGCTCAATCAAGCTTTAGCAGCAGCTTCAGATCAAAGCCAAGTTCAAGTGATGCAGTATAGTATCATGTTGGTCACCTTAGTTCTCGTACTCATTTATAATCGATTTTCTCATTGGCAGTTTCATTTTAGACGCATGTTCGTTTTTGTTTCAGTTGGGCTTTTCTTAGGAATTTTATCGACTTTTCTTGGGATTGGCGGCGGACCGATCAACGTGGCTTGTTTGATTTTCTTTTTCGGCATGAACATTAAATCTGCTACGGTTTATTCCATCATCACCATTTTCTTCTCACAACTTGCGAAATTAGGAACCATTGGTTTTTCAACAGGTTTTGATTCCTTTGATCTGACTATGTTATGGGCAATTATTCCAGCGGCTCTATTAGGCGGCTATGTTGGTGGCTTGTTAAGTAAAAAAATATCCGAGCAACATGTTGCTCAGATTTACAGTCTTGTCGTTTTTTTCGTTATTGTATTGAATGCTTATAATTTATGGATGATTGTACACGCCAGTTTCTAG